A stretch of Enterobacter cloacae complex sp. ECNIH7 DNA encodes these proteins:
- the yfbR gene encoding 5'-deoxynucleotidase has translation MSNSNFGFLALALRQRLIKRWSLMHSVQPESVLEHSAVVTLLSYLAGNIAIQQGKSVDLAVMLAHASLHDAAEVLCSDVVTPVKKANAVLQREFERLEKAAEDKLIQTLPEELQDAVAIAFAPGGYEQSLVKACDTYSAYIKCKLEVAAGNGLEFQDALSKMERVVAQVKSDFPEIDALDKWFGNGLGHSVDKLLAGGNDD, from the coding sequence ATGTCTAATTCAAATTTCGGCTTTCTAGCTCTGGCCTTGCGCCAACGCCTGATCAAACGCTGGTCACTGATGCACTCTGTTCAACCGGAGTCTGTGTTGGAACACAGCGCTGTTGTTACCCTGCTTTCCTACCTGGCTGGCAATATTGCCATTCAGCAAGGGAAGTCGGTGGATCTGGCAGTCATGCTTGCTCATGCTTCGTTGCATGATGCAGCCGAGGTTCTCTGTTCGGATGTTGTAACACCGGTCAAGAAAGCAAACGCTGTTTTGCAGCGTGAGTTTGAACGACTGGAAAAGGCCGCAGAGGACAAACTCATCCAGACTCTTCCCGAAGAACTCCAGGATGCAGTCGCCATAGCCTTCGCTCCCGGTGGCTATGAACAATCACTGGTTAAGGCCTGTGATACCTACTCCGCTTACATCAAGTGCAAACTTGAGGTGGCCGCAGGTAATGGCCTTGAGTTCCAGGATGCTCTCAGCAAAATGGAACGTGTTGTTGCTCAGGTGAAATCGGACTTCCCGGAAATCGACGCTCTGGACAAATGGTTTGGTAACGGACTCGGCCATTCAGTAGATAAACTGCTGGCAGGGGGTAACGATGACTAA